The Sorangiineae bacterium MSr11367 genome window below encodes:
- a CDS encoding xanthine dehydrogenase family protein molybdopterin-binding subunit, producing MSSPSIVIPRRSFLAALGLSVGTLAVGLGRPPSDAHAAAVSPPDGGFTPNVFVHIAPDGTVTVCCHRSEMGQGIRSSIPVLVADELGADMAKVKLVQADGDKKYGDQNTDGSTSVRNGFDNTRRVGATARMMLIAAAAKQWKVPAAQCEAHDHAVFHTASKRRLGFGELAPLAAKLPVPKEADVVLRPKSELRHVGTALPLLDGPDIVTGRAIYAADVRLPGMLTAVVARPPVVGGKVDRYDAARARALPGVKRVFELPVPKRPFRFQPLGGIAVVADNTWTALRARSLLDITWAPGDNASYDSAKYRETLLASVRKPGKTMRNVGDVEGALAKAARKIEAEYHVPHLAHASMEPPAAVARVDEKGCEVWACTQDPQTARDDVAKALGLDLAKVTIHVTLLGGGFGRKSKPDFIVEAALVSRAVGAPVRLQWTREDDIQHDYYHSTCTQHLEAGLDAQGKVTGWLHRTAFPSILSTVQDANITFGQARELNQGVLDWPLAVPNLRAEVCEAKGHVRIGWLRSVHNINHAFAINSFIDEIAHARGVDPRANLLDMIGPARPLGLSELGVPSLSNYGSSLEQHPVDASRLRRVVERVTELAHWSAYQKDAQSGSKTRALGLAAHRSFVSYIAVVAAVVKSPDGKIRVDEAWIVADAGTVIHLDRVKAQMEGAIVFAMSLTLHGAITMRDGAVQQSNFRDYRLARIGEVPRNIHVDILPSEGRPGGVGEPGVPPVAPAIANAVFALTGKRIRELPLSRSGLV from the coding sequence ATGTCGTCGCCAAGCATCGTCATTCCCCGTCGTTCGTTCCTGGCCGCGCTCGGACTGAGCGTGGGCACGTTGGCCGTCGGCCTCGGCCGTCCCCCAAGCGATGCCCACGCCGCCGCCGTCAGCCCACCCGACGGGGGATTCACGCCCAATGTCTTCGTGCACATCGCACCCGACGGCACGGTGACCGTGTGTTGCCATCGCTCGGAGATGGGGCAAGGCATTCGCAGCTCCATCCCCGTGCTCGTCGCCGACGAACTCGGCGCCGACATGGCCAAGGTGAAACTCGTCCAGGCCGACGGCGACAAGAAATACGGCGACCAGAACACCGACGGCTCGACCAGCGTGCGCAACGGCTTCGACAACACGCGGCGCGTGGGCGCCACCGCGCGCATGATGCTCATCGCCGCCGCCGCGAAGCAGTGGAAGGTGCCCGCGGCGCAGTGCGAGGCGCACGACCATGCCGTCTTTCACACGGCGAGCAAACGGCGTCTCGGCTTCGGTGAACTCGCACCGCTCGCGGCCAAGTTGCCGGTCCCCAAAGAGGCAGACGTCGTGCTTCGCCCCAAGTCGGAGCTGCGGCACGTGGGCACCGCCCTACCCTTGCTCGATGGCCCGGACATCGTCACCGGCCGCGCCATCTACGCGGCCGATGTTCGCCTGCCTGGCATGCTCACCGCCGTCGTGGCACGCCCGCCCGTGGTCGGCGGCAAGGTGGACCGCTACGACGCGGCGCGCGCACGCGCCCTGCCTGGCGTGAAGCGCGTGTTCGAGCTTCCCGTTCCCAAGCGGCCTTTCCGTTTCCAACCGCTGGGCGGCATCGCGGTCGTCGCGGACAACACGTGGACCGCGCTCAGGGCGCGCAGCCTGCTCGACATCACCTGGGCCCCCGGCGACAACGCCTCGTACGACTCGGCGAAGTACCGCGAAACCTTGCTCGCATCCGTGCGCAAGCCCGGCAAAACGATGCGCAACGTCGGCGATGTCGAGGGTGCACTCGCCAAGGCCGCGCGCAAAATCGAGGCTGAGTACCACGTGCCGCACCTGGCGCACGCCTCGATGGAGCCGCCTGCCGCCGTCGCCCGCGTCGATGAAAAAGGCTGCGAGGTCTGGGCGTGCACGCAAGATCCGCAGACCGCGCGCGACGACGTGGCGAAAGCGCTGGGCCTCGACCTCGCCAAGGTAACGATCCACGTGACCCTTCTCGGCGGTGGATTCGGACGCAAATCGAAGCCCGACTTCATCGTCGAAGCAGCCCTGGTATCGCGTGCGGTGGGCGCCCCCGTTCGCCTTCAGTGGACGCGCGAGGACGACATTCAGCACGACTACTACCACTCCACGTGCACCCAGCACCTGGAGGCGGGGCTCGACGCGCAAGGTAAGGTCACCGGCTGGCTTCACCGCACCGCGTTTCCGAGCATCCTCTCCACCGTCCAGGATGCCAACATCACCTTCGGCCAGGCGCGCGAGCTCAATCAGGGCGTCCTCGATTGGCCGCTGGCCGTGCCCAACCTCCGCGCCGAAGTGTGCGAGGCCAAGGGTCATGTGCGCATTGGGTGGCTTCGTTCGGTGCACAACATCAACCACGCCTTTGCGATCAACAGCTTCATCGACGAAATCGCCCACGCCCGCGGCGTGGATCCGCGGGCCAACCTGCTCGACATGATCGGTCCCGCGCGCCCGCTGGGCCTGTCGGAGCTCGGTGTCCCAAGCCTGAGCAACTACGGTTCGTCGCTCGAGCAGCACCCGGTGGACGCCAGCCGATTGCGCCGCGTGGTCGAGCGCGTCACCGAATTGGCCCATTGGTCGGCCTATCAGAAAGACGCCCAATCCGGTTCGAAGACGCGCGCCCTGGGCCTTGCCGCACACCGCAGCTTCGTGAGCTACATCGCCGTGGTGGCCGCCGTCGTCAAAAGCCCCGACGGCAAGATCCGCGTCGACGAGGCCTGGATCGTGGCCGACGCGGGCACGGTGATCCACCTCGATCGTGTGAAGGCGCAAATGGAAGGCGCGATTGTCTTTGCCATGAGCCTGACACTTCATGGTGCGATCACGATGCGGGACGGCGCCGTGCAGCAGTCGAATTTCCGCGATTATCGCCTGGCCCGCATCGGTGAAGTTCCGCGAAACATTCACGTCGACATTCTTCCGAGCGAAGGCCGCCCGGGTGGCGTGGGCGAGCCCGGCGTGCCCCCGGTGGCCCCGGCCATCGCCAACGCGGTCTTCGCGCTGACCGGAAAACGCATTCGCGAACTCCCTCTGTCGCGCAGCGGGCTGGTTTGA
- a CDS encoding carboxymuconolactone decarboxylase family protein translates to MSSRLPYFELSSTPVRKLYELSQTAHKESIEAGLRHLVDIRASQINGCAFCVDMHVKQATIAGERPLRLHHVAIWRESPLFSERERMALEWTEAVTHISTPGGIPDALYEKARTVFSDKELSDLTVLVGIINTWNRLAVAFRAVPGSNDQQLGIANSGLV, encoded by the coding sequence ATGTCGAGCCGTTTGCCGTACTTCGAGCTGTCCAGCACCCCCGTTCGCAAGCTGTACGAGTTGTCTCAGACCGCCCACAAAGAGTCCATCGAGGCGGGGCTGCGGCACCTCGTGGACATCCGTGCTTCGCAGATCAACGGCTGCGCGTTTTGCGTCGACATGCACGTCAAGCAAGCGACCATTGCGGGCGAGCGGCCTTTGCGCCTGCATCACGTGGCCATATGGCGGGAGTCGCCGCTGTTCTCCGAGCGCGAGAGAATGGCCCTAGAGTGGACCGAGGCCGTGACGCACATCTCCACCCCAGGCGGCATCCCCGATGCGCTCTACGAGAAGGCCCGCACCGTGTTCTCCGACAAAGAACTCTCCGATCTCACCGTGCTCGTCGGCATCATCAACACGTGGAACCGTCTCGCGGTCGCCTTCCGTGCCGTACCCGGCTCGAACGACCAACAGCTCGGCATTGCGAACAGCGGTTTGGTATGA
- a CDS encoding purine permease, with translation MMRDGTRSAVHPVDEMLPFGALFLYGLQHVLAMYAGAIAVPLILSNAIGLTHEQTIYLINADLFTCGLATLIQTLGLWKLPIGMKIPLIQGCTFVAVTPMILIGKTHGLPAIYGSILVAGTITVILSPYMGKLLAFFPPVVAGTIITIVGISLLPVAVNWAAGGNPHAPDYGDPRYAALAFVVLVFILLIYRFSSGFISNIAVMLGLVLGTLVSIPLGFTNFSAVADAGWLGITTPFKYGWPTFDGTAIASMTLVMLITMTETTGSMLAAGEIVGKPVSKDDLTKGLRADGFSTVIGGVLNAFPYTAFSQNIGLLSLTGVKSRFAVSAAGVILMILGLFPKLAAIVAAIPQPVLGGAGLALFGMVGASGIRMLAKVDFDSGHNLMVIALSLGFGLIPLGNPHFYDRFPSWLQMILHSGITAGSISAVTLNLFLNGVRRGPVDGGAKAEEFHAHGSNVRAP, from the coding sequence ATGATGCGTGATGGGACGAGAAGCGCCGTACATCCGGTCGACGAGATGTTGCCGTTCGGCGCGCTTTTCTTGTACGGGCTGCAACACGTCTTGGCGATGTACGCCGGCGCCATCGCGGTGCCGCTCATTCTATCCAACGCGATCGGACTCACGCACGAGCAGACCATTTATCTGATCAATGCCGACCTTTTCACCTGTGGTCTGGCCACGCTGATTCAAACCTTGGGCCTGTGGAAGCTGCCCATCGGGATGAAAATCCCGCTCATTCAAGGCTGCACCTTCGTCGCCGTCACCCCGATGATCCTCATCGGCAAGACGCACGGCCTGCCCGCGATTTATGGATCCATCCTCGTCGCCGGGACCATCACGGTGATCCTCAGCCCCTACATGGGCAAGCTCCTGGCATTTTTCCCACCGGTGGTCGCAGGCACCATCATCACCATCGTGGGTATTTCGCTCCTGCCCGTCGCAGTGAATTGGGCGGCGGGGGGCAATCCGCACGCGCCCGACTACGGCGATCCGCGTTATGCGGCCCTCGCCTTCGTGGTGCTCGTCTTCATTTTGCTCATCTATCGATTTTCCAGCGGATTCATTTCCAACATTGCGGTCATGTTGGGCCTTGTGCTCGGCACGCTGGTGTCGATTCCACTCGGTTTCACCAATTTTTCCGCGGTGGCCGACGCCGGTTGGCTCGGCATCACCACGCCCTTCAAATACGGGTGGCCCACCTTCGACGGCACGGCCATCGCTTCGATGACCTTGGTCATGCTCATCACGATGACCGAAACCACCGGATCCATGCTGGCCGCGGGCGAAATCGTGGGAAAGCCGGTGAGCAAAGACGATTTGACCAAGGGGCTTCGCGCGGACGGATTTTCCACAGTCATCGGCGGCGTGCTCAATGCATTTCCGTATACCGCCTTCTCCCAGAACATCGGGTTGCTCAGTTTGACCGGGGTAAAGAGCCGCTTCGCCGTGTCGGCCGCCGGCGTCATCCTGATGATCTTGGGACTCTTTCCCAAGCTCGCCGCCATCGTGGCGGCCATCCCGCAGCCGGTGCTCGGTGGGGCGGGCCTTGCGCTTTTCGGGATGGTGGGCGCCAGCGGCATCCGCATGCTCGCCAAAGTGGACTTCGACTCGGGGCACAATCTGATGGTGATCGCACTGAGCCTGGGATTCGGGCTCATTCCCCTTGGGAATCCGCATTTCTACGATCGATTTCCCTCGTGGCTGCAAATGATCCTTCATAGCGGCATCACCGCGGGGAGCATTTCCGCCGTTACGTTGAATCTGTTTTTGAATGGCGTCCGACGCGGCCCGGTCGACGGGGGCGCCAAGGCCGAGGAGTTTCACGCGCACGGGAGCAACGTTCGCGCGCCTTGA
- a CDS encoding amidohydrolase, giving the protein MLFANATILTMNPRRDIITDGGVVIEGNRITHIGKANELALAHPGQKRVDLGGKLLIPGLIDTHVHLAQAMLRGCADEFELIPWLCDRIWVLQGNYTEHDGYASARLCMAEMLKSGTTTFLEAMLAHRYGFDGIAQAVEESGIRACLGGIVMDVGTYATQTAAMHPGMIESRETSLLGVLKMHEKWHGRLNDRLHVWFGPRTPGGVTPELYREMSHHARERDMGITMHLAEVKADREFLLAEYGLSPVHYAESVGLLGKKSVMVHMVWLDDDDMALLAKTGTHVSYNPSSNAKLASGICDVPRLLARGVNVSLGCDGAPANNAYDLIREMKFGALIQKAVTRDPKVLSAETMLEMATIRGARALGLEHEIGSIEVGKKADFAVVDLDRPHTAPAFNPVSALVYAATGGDVDTVVVDGRILVAGGKLLSMNEGEVIEEAKKHAADVYRRANIPAGPRWPVI; this is encoded by the coding sequence ATGCTCTTTGCGAATGCGACCATCCTCACGATGAACCCACGGCGCGACATCATCACCGACGGTGGTGTCGTCATCGAAGGAAATCGCATTACCCATATCGGTAAAGCGAACGAGCTCGCCCTGGCGCACCCCGGGCAAAAACGGGTCGACCTGGGTGGGAAGCTGCTCATCCCAGGGTTGATCGATACGCACGTCCACCTCGCCCAGGCCATGCTGCGCGGCTGCGCGGACGAATTCGAGCTCATTCCCTGGTTGTGCGACCGCATCTGGGTCCTGCAGGGCAATTACACGGAGCACGACGGCTACGCGAGCGCGCGATTGTGCATGGCGGAGATGCTCAAGTCGGGCACCACCACGTTTCTCGAGGCCATGCTCGCGCATCGCTACGGGTTCGACGGCATCGCGCAGGCGGTGGAGGAAAGCGGAATTCGCGCCTGCCTCGGCGGCATCGTGATGGACGTCGGGACGTACGCCACGCAGACGGCCGCGATGCACCCGGGCATGATCGAGTCGCGCGAGACGAGCCTGCTCGGCGTGCTGAAGATGCACGAAAAATGGCACGGCCGTTTGAACGACCGGCTCCACGTGTGGTTCGGCCCGCGCACGCCCGGAGGTGTCACCCCCGAGCTTTACCGGGAGATGAGTCACCACGCACGCGAGCGCGACATGGGCATCACCATGCATCTCGCCGAGGTGAAGGCCGATCGGGAGTTCCTTTTGGCGGAGTACGGACTCTCGCCGGTGCACTACGCCGAAAGCGTGGGACTGCTCGGGAAGAAGTCCGTGATGGTGCACATGGTCTGGCTCGACGACGACGACATGGCGCTGCTCGCCAAAACGGGCACCCACGTCTCGTACAATCCGTCGTCCAACGCAAAGCTGGCCTCGGGCATCTGCGACGTCCCACGGCTGCTCGCACGCGGTGTCAACGTGTCGCTGGGTTGCGACGGCGCGCCCGCGAACAACGCCTACGACTTGATCCGCGAGATGAAGTTCGGTGCGCTCATCCAAAAAGCCGTCACGCGCGATCCGAAGGTACTTTCCGCGGAAACGATGCTCGAGATGGCCACCATTCGCGGCGCACGGGCGCTCGGATTGGAGCACGAAATTGGCTCCATCGAGGTCGGCAAGAAGGCCGACTTCGCCGTGGTCGACCTCGACCGGCCGCACACAGCGCCCGCGTTCAATCCTGTTTCCGCCCTGGTTTACGCGGCCACGGGCGGCGACGTCGACACGGTCGTCGTGGATGGGCGCATCCTCGTAGCGGGAGGGAAACTGCTGTCGATGAATGAGGGCGAGGTCATCGAGGAAGCGAAGAAGCACGCGGCGGACGTATACCGGCGTGCGAATATCCCCGCAGGCCCGCGCTGGCCGGTCATTTAG
- a CDS encoding metallophosphoesterase, protein MNRSSFVLAHVSDLHVSTFGDTFHDRARIVKRSVHLADADSSRYEEKWSEAGWRVLHQKGARPARLALIDPEGYAHAVPSTRESGGIIDPVERAAAKACRLEARRANTLAQAVPSDGALRTLQQATPKNSNVRLLRAVRYVEESDADAVIVTGDITDDGDGYELVEAAFQRWKDKGRLFAIPGNHDLYLFPLAGSGRPRPSSESKRAAWKAFAARIGLDIEPCGAWFNVIADGEVAFIGLDSCARPQRRFFRHNGGIGPEQIEYMRAVAETPEWKGARHRLVALHHHVVPLPHGVGRRAPSEIGMRLDDARTVAEVFNEIGATLVMHGHRHISEERQPAGCNFRLLASPSLTLGCRSGDAPSFWRVELGKNVHAERVRLPIEAVEQENDPGTEDMPGGPADE, encoded by the coding sequence GTGAATCGCTCCTCCTTCGTCCTCGCCCACGTCTCCGATCTGCACGTGTCCACCTTCGGGGACACGTTTCACGACCGGGCCCGCATCGTCAAACGCAGCGTTCACCTCGCCGACGCGGATTCGTCGCGTTACGAGGAAAAATGGTCCGAGGCGGGATGGCGCGTGCTCCATCAAAAGGGCGCCCGTCCCGCGCGCCTCGCGCTGATCGACCCGGAGGGCTACGCCCACGCGGTGCCGTCGACGCGCGAGTCCGGCGGCATCATCGACCCCGTGGAGCGCGCCGCGGCCAAGGCGTGCCGCCTGGAAGCTCGCCGCGCGAACACGCTCGCCCAGGCCGTGCCGAGCGACGGGGCCCTGCGCACGTTGCAACAGGCCACGCCGAAGAACTCCAACGTGCGGCTGCTCCGCGCGGTGCGCTACGTGGAGGAGAGTGACGCTGACGCCGTGATCGTCACCGGTGACATCACCGACGATGGGGACGGATACGAGCTGGTGGAGGCCGCATTCCAGCGTTGGAAGGACAAGGGCCGGCTATTTGCCATTCCGGGCAACCACGATCTTTACCTGTTTCCACTCGCAGGCAGCGGCCGCCCGCGGCCCTCGTCGGAGAGCAAACGGGCCGCGTGGAAGGCCTTTGCCGCGCGCATTGGCCTCGATATCGAACCATGCGGTGCGTGGTTCAACGTGATAGCGGATGGGGAAGTGGCCTTCATCGGGCTGGATTCGTGCGCTCGCCCGCAACGTCGGTTTTTTCGTCACAACGGCGGAATCGGCCCCGAACAAATCGAGTACATGCGTGCGGTGGCCGAGACTCCCGAGTGGAAGGGAGCGCGACATCGCTTGGTCGCACTGCATCATCATGTCGTGCCATTGCCACACGGCGTCGGACGGCGCGCGCCATCGGAAATCGGGATGCGTCTGGACGATGCTCGCACCGTCGCCGAGGTTTTCAACGAAATTGGCGCGACCTTGGTGATGCATGGCCATCGCCACATCAGCGAGGAGCGCCAACCCGCCGGGTGCAATTTCCGGCTTTTGGCATCGCCTTCGCTCACGCTCGGATGCCGCAGCGGTGACGCGCCTTCGTTTTGGCGCGTCGAATTGGGCAAGAACGTGCATGCCGAACGGGTTCGCCTACCGATCGAAGCGGTCGAGCAAGAAAACGATCCAGGCACGGAAGACATGCCCGGCGGCCCGGCCGACGAGTGA
- a CDS encoding 3-oxoacyl-ACP synthase — MAPVRGAAIVAYGAISALGEGPDASCMGTPGEPARTGIAVDDELTRASFARPFAARAQGGPDAGALLRRALLACVADLDRALPEWRSLRVGLSLATSAGGMRGAEKLFATLRAGHVPSRQEAVDATYFAPMVSVFSEDAPVPVLSPATLVLTACSASTLAIGLGLRWLEHDACDLVLAGGFDSVSTFVASGFEALRATTAQPPPRPFCVGRDGMALGEGAALLALVHASSPSARARAPLAFVSGFGASADAVHITAPDRTGQGLARAASAALADAGVDPASVDLVSAHATATPFNDAAEWHAMKRAMPEATPVVHPAKAQIGHTLGAAGALETLTCVEAIRRSVLPATAHAEGIDPGFSVRLLARAETAPVATALKLSAAFGGANASLVVTRAAVPGSRRRPRDAYLSRAVHVDALPDLAVLAELTQVPPDKLSRTDALCRFALAAVAALQAKVGPLAGAGVVVGHFLATLETNATYDARVRERGVSAEPRRFPYTSPNAVAGECGVVFGLSGPGLAVSSGLHGAVEALAAAAELVRAGDADRMVVVAVDEVAATSAALAAAAGYPAPQPGAIALVVSSEPAGYAQIDRIQSAFIGARTSSMGPPGHLALRPLVSPEPPAEVQSASPWGFAKLTLIQQPG; from the coding sequence GTGGCCCCGGTGAGAGGCGCGGCCATCGTCGCCTACGGTGCCATCTCGGCCCTCGGTGAGGGGCCCGACGCGTCGTGCATGGGCACCCCCGGTGAACCGGCGCGGACGGGGATCGCCGTCGACGACGAACTGACGCGTGCCTCGTTCGCGCGTCCCTTCGCTGCCCGGGCCCAGGGTGGGCCCGACGCGGGGGCGCTGCTTCGACGCGCGCTTCTCGCCTGCGTGGCCGACTTGGATCGCGCGCTTCCCGAGTGGCGTTCGCTCCGTGTGGGGCTTTCGCTGGCCACGTCGGCCGGCGGAATGCGCGGAGCCGAGAAGCTCTTCGCCACGCTGCGCGCGGGCCACGTACCCTCGCGGCAAGAAGCCGTCGACGCGACCTACTTCGCGCCCATGGTTTCCGTGTTCTCCGAGGATGCGCCTGTGCCGGTCTTGTCGCCGGCCACCCTGGTCCTCACGGCCTGTTCCGCCTCGACGTTGGCCATCGGGCTCGGCCTGCGCTGGCTCGAACACGACGCGTGCGATCTCGTCCTCGCCGGTGGCTTCGACAGCGTGAGCACCTTCGTCGCCTCGGGTTTCGAGGCCCTGCGCGCCACCACCGCGCAGCCGCCGCCGCGTCCCTTTTGCGTGGGCCGCGACGGCATGGCCCTCGGCGAAGGAGCCGCCTTGCTGGCGCTGGTGCACGCCTCGTCTCCGTCCGCCCGCGCGCGGGCGCCTCTGGCCTTCGTCTCGGGCTTCGGCGCCTCCGCCGATGCGGTTCACATCACGGCCCCGGATCGCACGGGCCAGGGCCTCGCGCGCGCCGCGTCGGCTGCGCTCGCGGACGCGGGCGTCGATCCCGCCTCCGTCGATCTCGTGAGCGCCCACGCCACCGCCACGCCCTTCAACGACGCGGCGGAGTGGCACGCGATGAAGCGCGCCATGCCGGAGGCGACCCCCGTCGTTCACCCGGCCAAGGCGCAGATCGGCCATACGTTGGGCGCCGCCGGCGCGCTGGAAACGCTCACCTGCGTCGAGGCCATCCGTCGCAGCGTGCTTCCGGCGACCGCCCACGCCGAGGGCATCGACCCCGGCTTCTCGGTGCGCTTGCTCGCGCGCGCCGAAACCGCACCCGTCGCCACCGCCTTGAAGCTCTCGGCCGCGTTCGGCGGTGCGAACGCCTCCCTCGTCGTGACCCGAGCCGCCGTGCCCGGATCCCGGCGCCGCCCTCGGGACGCGTACCTCTCGCGCGCCGTTCACGTCGACGCGCTGCCCGACCTGGCCGTCCTGGCCGAGCTCACGCAGGTTCCACCTGACAAACTGTCACGCACCGATGCTCTCTGCCGGTTTGCCCTGGCGGCCGTCGCCGCGTTGCAGGCCAAGGTGGGGCCCCTCGCCGGAGCGGGCGTCGTCGTGGGCCATTTTCTCGCCACCCTCGAGACGAACGCCACCTACGACGCCCGCGTTCGCGAGCGCGGCGTCAGCGCGGAGCCGCGGCGGTTCCCCTACACATCGCCCAACGCCGTCGCCGGCGAATGCGGCGTCGTTTTCGGCCTCTCCGGCCCCGGTCTGGCCGTTTCCAGCGGTCTTCACGGCGCCGTCGAAGCGCTGGCCGCGGCGGCGGAGCTCGTACGCGCGGGCGACGCGGATCGCATGGTCGTCGTGGCCGTGGACGAGGTGGCCGCCACGTCCGCGGCCCTGGCGGCAGCGGCAGGCTATCCCGCCCCGCAGCCCGGGGCCATCGCGCTCGTGGTGTCCTCCGAGCCGGCGGGTTATGCGCAGATTGACCGCATCCAAAGCGCCTTTATCGGCGCTCGCACCTCCAGCATGGGACCGCCGGGCCACCTCGCCCTACGCCCCCTCGTGTCACCCGAGCCGCCTGCCGAGGTCCAAAGCGCTTCACCTTGGGGTTTTGCGAAGTTGACCCTGATCCAACAGCCGGGTTAG
- a CDS encoding Rrf2 family transcriptional regulator, with protein sequence MNLGNQVEWALHCLSVLASAPEGKFVPAQVLSEFHRIPKEYLSKALQELAKAGIVEGKLGPKGGYRLARPADRITFLDVVEAVEGDARSFHCTEIRRNIPATPKTLPEGPCVIASVMYRAESAWRAVLRETTIADIHAQLNETVSPKVLEKSTAWLLKQLG encoded by the coding sequence GTGAACCTCGGTAACCAGGTCGAGTGGGCGCTCCACTGCTTGAGCGTTCTCGCCTCGGCACCTGAAGGAAAATTCGTTCCCGCCCAAGTGCTCTCCGAGTTTCACCGCATCCCCAAAGAGTACCTGTCCAAGGCGCTGCAGGAGCTGGCCAAGGCCGGCATCGTCGAGGGCAAGCTCGGACCGAAGGGGGGGTATCGTCTTGCGCGGCCCGCCGACCGCATCACGTTTCTCGACGTGGTGGAGGCCGTGGAGGGAGACGCGCGCTCCTTTCACTGCACGGAGATCCGTCGCAACATCCCCGCGACGCCGAAGACCCTACCCGAGGGGCCGTGCGTGATCGCCTCCGTCATGTACCGCGCCGAAAGCGCCTGGCGCGCGGTGCTGCGCGAGACCACCATCGCGGACATCCACGCCCAGCTCAATGAAACCGTTTCACCCAAGGTGCTGGAGAAGAGCACGGCGTGGCTGTTGAAGCAGTTGGGGTAG